The following are encoded in a window of Haemorhous mexicanus isolate bHaeMex1 chromosome 7, bHaeMex1.pri, whole genome shotgun sequence genomic DNA:
- the LOC132329894 gene encoding beta-microseminoprotein-like isoform X1, with the protein MHGMSSMFLLQKSFLAFLVAMGITVTLGDAYCWTKTHKPGEAKDGCMISGKLYPFGQIERTEDCFACSCSEDRLACCSLFHTPVAYDKKQCKVVFNKKHCDYDVVQKDNPSQLCFVYSRVG; encoded by the exons ATGCATGGCATGAGCTCTATGTTTCTTTTACAGAAGAGCTTTCTGGCTTTCCTTGTTGCAATGGGCATCACAGTGACCCTGGGTGATGCATACTGCTGGACTAAAACTCACAAGCCAGGGGAGGCCAAAGACG GCTGTATGATCAGTGGAAAACTGTATCCCTTTGGACAAATTGAGaggacagaagattgcttcgCATGCAGCTGCAGTGAAGATAGATTGGCATGCTGCTCCCT CTTTCACACTCCTGTTGCTTACGACAAAAAGCAATGTAAAGTTGTTTTCAACAAGAAGCACTGTGACTATGATGTGGTGCAGAAGGACAATCCCTCACAGCTGTGTTTTGTCTATTCTCGTGTGGGCTAA
- the LOC132329894 gene encoding beta-microseminoprotein-like isoform X2: MKSFLAFLVAMGITVTLGDAYCWTKTHKPGEAKDGCMISGKLYPFGQIERTEDCFACSCSEDRLACCSLFHTPVAYDKKQCKVVFNKKHCDYDVVQKDNPSQLCFVYSRVG; this comes from the exons ATG AAGAGCTTTCTGGCTTTCCTTGTTGCAATGGGCATCACAGTGACCCTGGGTGATGCATACTGCTGGACTAAAACTCACAAGCCAGGGGAGGCCAAAGACG GCTGTATGATCAGTGGAAAACTGTATCCCTTTGGACAAATTGAGaggacagaagattgcttcgCATGCAGCTGCAGTGAAGATAGATTGGCATGCTGCTCCCT CTTTCACACTCCTGTTGCTTACGACAAAAAGCAATGTAAAGTTGTTTTCAACAAGAAGCACTGTGACTATGATGTGGTGCAGAAGGACAATCCCTCACAGCTGTGTTTTGTCTATTCTCGTGTGGGCTAA